The Hyla sarda isolate aHylSar1 unplaced genomic scaffold, aHylSar1.hap1 scaffold_566, whole genome shotgun sequence genome includes a region encoding these proteins:
- the LOC130340140 gene encoding uncharacterized protein LOC130340140: protein MLSDEEKQPVIIPHDHDIATLIIRYYHSQTVHQGRHITEGAIRAAGFWILGGKRLVSAIIHKCVVCRKLRGRFESQKMAELPKDRVNPEPPFTSVGVDVFGPWEVVTRRTRGGSADSKRWAVLFTCLSIRAVHIELIESMSASSFINALRRFFSVRGPAKLIRSDRGTNFVGACKELHICSNDAELLDYLQDKGCTWLFNTPHSSHMGGAWERLIGVARRILDAMLLQSKPTHLTHETLSTFMAEVMAIINSRPLVPISTDPDNPTVLTPAMLLTQKVDSLSAPCGDFSTTELHAKQWKQVQCLADTFWKRWRRDYLFTLQSRKKWAETGPNVKVGNVVLLKDIQGSRNNWPMGIVTNTLPSKDGNVRKVEVKVTKQGTVKVYARPVSDVIVLL from the coding sequence ATGCTGTCAGATGAGGAGAAACAGCCTGTCATCATTCCTCACGATCACGACATTGCTACCTTGATCATAAGATATTATCACAGTCAAACAGTACACCAAGGGCGACACATTACTGAAGGTGCAATCAGAGCTGCAGGATTCTGGATTCTTGGTGGAAAACGTCTAGTGTCTGCAATCATTCACAAATGTGTCGTATGCCGTAAGCTCAGAGGGAGATTTGAAAGCCAAAAGATGGCAGAATTACCAAAAGATAGAGTCAATCCTGAACCTCCATTCACTAGTGTGGGTGTTGATGTGTTTGGTCCCTGGGAAGTTGTAACACGCCGAACTAGAGGAGGCAGCGCTGACAGCAAACGCTGGGCTGTTCTTTTCACGTGTCTTTCTATAAGAGCAGTGCATATAGAATTGATTGAGTCCATGTCAGCATCCAGTTTCATCAATGCTCTGAGAAGATTCTTTTCTGTTCGTGGTCCGGCTAAGTTGATTCGCTCAGATAGAGGTACGAACTTTGTAGGAGCATGCAAGGAGCTGCATATATGCTCAAATGATGCAGAACTTCTAGATTATCTCCAAGACAAAGGATGTACATGGCTCTTTAACACTCCACACTCATCTCACATGGGAGGTGCTTGGGAGAGATTAATTGGTGTGGCTAGACGAATTTTAGATGCAATGTTGCTCCAATCCAAACCCACTCACCTGACTCATGAGACTTTGAGTACTTTCATGGCAGAAGTTATGGCCATCATTAATTCAAGACCTTTGGTACCAATATCTACAGATCCAGATAACCCAACAGTTCTTACCCCTGCTATGCTCTTGACCCAAAAGGTAGACTCTTTATCAGCCCCCTGTGGAGACTTTAGTACAACAGAACTTCATGCAAAGCAATGGAAACAAGTCCAATGTCTGGCTGATACATTTTGGAAGAGATGGAGGAGAGATTACCTATTTACCTTACAAAGTCGCAAGAAATGGGCAGAGACTGGTCCCAATGTCAAGGTGGGAAATGTTGTGTTATTGAAAGATATTCAAGGAAGCAGAAATAACTGGCCTATGGGAATTGTCACAAATACGTTGCCAAGTAAAGATGGTAATGTCAGAAAGGTTGAAGTAAAAGTCACGAAACAAGGGACTGTTAAAGTGTACGCCAGACCAGTTTCTGATGTCATTGTTCTCCTTTGA
- the LOC130340141 gene encoding uncharacterized protein LOC130340141: MSLRSGSQYNAEDQLPGTHQGRETAPSVQQDDVRSRSSRSARSSQISSASALFARARAKAEAARVQLEFAEKEAAIMKERSEKEAAIIKEKTEQEAKLHILQRQCAAAAAAAEAAAYADIERSGMESIHEGPDVPEKPLSSAERTRAYVQDISSGSSTIPFLNPKSAEFKPKPSELLSARKQTHEAGSTRVIKEESSPQQPKHQSMQDVTKYLIRKEMVNTGFLKFDDCPENYWAWKASFLNAVKDLDLTAAETLDLMVKWLGSESAEHARRMRRIHLVNPSVGLDMAWQRLEERYGSPEAIEGALMKRLESFPKLNSKDNLKLQELGDILWEVQCAKEEGYLRGLAHLDTANGTKPIVEKLPHHLQEKWVSVGAKYKEEHGVPFPPFFVFSRFVQQQAKMRCDPSFSFITSSQLPKAEKPPRSYNRTSVITHKTTVPSEDPGDSSSYKVNTFEGPDRLCPLHKKPHPLNKCKGFKSKPIKERLAFLRQNGICFKCCESTKHIAKDCKIQANCSECGSDRHISALHPNTLHQPLEVTETPKDEGREQKDKSAIPVMSKCTEICGDSTNPRSCSKICLATVYPTGKREKAVKMYVVLDEQSNRSLARSDFFDAFNITSRAVPYTLKTCAGVIETSGRRATDFTIESLDKRIHLSLPTLIECDMIPDDKSEIPTPEVALHHPHLNAISHLIPAVQTDVSILLLLGRDILQVHKVRQQINGPFNAPYAQRLDLGWVIVGEVCLGAAHRPDSVNTSKTSVLTNGRTSLLSPCQNSFVVKETLKPYCGSPSSYDRNISSGLKTDNLGNSVFQKTKDDDKQAMSIDDQTFLHIMDKETFQDKNNNWVAPLPFRKPRCYLPTNREQAMKRLNTLRKTLQRKPEVKKDFTEFIKRMLDNNHAELAPSLDKGKEHWYLPMFGVYHPHKPDQIRVVFDSSAQQEGISLNDVLLSGPDLNNTLLGVLLRFRKEPIAFTADVQQMFYCFLVREDHRDYLRFLWYKDNYIDKEVTEYRMRVHVFGNSPSPAVAIYCMRKAAQKGAERYGQDAKHFVMRHFYVDDGLASANTPEGAVNILNKAKQMLAESNLRLHKIASNSKQVMEAFTAEDRAKDLKDLCLGTDTLPLQKSLGLSWDLDKDCFVFQVSSAEKPFTRRGILSTVNSLYDPLGFVAPVTIKGKALVRELSSGESEWDALLPQERLHEWVQWTESLQALQCLQISRCYVPLSLSQACKKELYIFSDASVIAIGAVAYLKVSDVGNVCHVGFVMGKSKLSPRPAHTIPRLELCAAVLAVELYELVRDEIDLDLDAVKFFTDSKTVLGYICNTTKRFFLYVSNRVNRIRQTTRPEQWFYVPSEQNPADYATRLTQIACLQNSIWFSGPTFLYQTAVDSPDTNVYPLVEPEADPEIRSEVVSFSTKALDARLQPHRFVRFSDWKRLNRVIAKLIHVTKSFQKKPNDDQPGSWRVFHERVSLEELSLAKRVIISSVQRTFQARI, encoded by the coding sequence ATGAGTCTAAGATCAGGAAGTCAGTATAATGCTGAAGATCAGCTACCCGGGACACATCAAGGCAGGGAGACCGCACCAAGTGTCCAGCAGGATGATGTACGCTCACGCTCATCTAGATCAGCAAGGTCCAGTCAGATTTCATCAGCAAGTGCCCTTTTTGCCAGGGCTCGCGCCAAAGCAGAGGCTGCTCGCGTTCAGCTAGAATTTGCTGAGAAAGAGGCTGCCATTATGAAGGAAAGATCAGAGAAAGAGGCTgccattataaaagaaaaaactgaacAGGAAGCAAAGTTGCATATTCTTCAACGTCAGTGTGCAGCCGCTGctgcagcagcagaagcagcagcttaTGCGGATATTGAGCGGTCTGGAATGGAATCTATCCACGAAGGCCCAGATGTGCCCGAGAAACCGCTTTCCTCTGCAGAACGCACTAGGGCGTATGTCCAAGATATTTCAAGTGGCAGCTCAACAATACCGTTTCTCAATCCAAAGTCAGCTGAATTTAAACCAAAACCATCAGAACTCCTGAGCGCACGAAAACAAACCCATGAGGCTGGCAGTACCAGAGTGATAAAAGAAGAATCCTCACCGCAGCAACCCAAACACCAGAGCATGCAAGACGTCACTAAATATCTTATCCGTAAAGAAATGGTTAATACAGGCTTCCTCAAGTTTGATGACTGCCCAGAGAATTACTGGGCATGGAAGGCTTCTTTTCTGAATGCAGTCAAAGACTTGGACTTAACAGCAGCTGAGACGCTAGACCTGATGGTAAAGTGGCTTGGGTCTGAGTCTGCAGAGCATGCAAGAAGGATGCGCAGGATACACCTAGTTAACCCTTCAGTAGGACTCGATATGGCCTGGCAAAGGCTAGAAGAAAGATATGGATCACCAGAGGCAATTGAAGGTGCTCTGATGAAAAGACTGGAGTCTTTCCCTAAGCTAAACAGCAAAGACAATTTAAAACTGCAAGAGCTGGGTGATATTCTTTGGGAAGTCCAGTGTGCCAAAGAAGAAGGTTATTTAAGGGGACTTGCACATTTAGATACTGCCAACGGTACTAAGCCTATAGTGGAGAAACTACCTCACCACCTGCAAGAGAAATGGGTGAGTGTTGGAGCTAAATACAAAGAAGAACATGGTGTCCCCTTCCCCCCTTTCTTTGTGTTTTCTAGGTTTGTACAGCAGCAAGCTAAGATGAGGTGCGATCCCAGTTTTTCCTTCATCACCAGCAGCCAACTGCCTAAGGCAGAAAAGCCACCTAGATCCTACAATAGGACTTCAGTGATCACCCACAAGACAACAGTTCCCTCTGAGGACCCAGGAGATTCAAGCAGCTACAAGGTAAACACCTTTGaaggccctgacagactttgcccACTTCATAAAAAGCCCCATCCTCTAAACAAGTGCAAAGGGTTCAAAAGTAAACCTATCAAGGAAAGGTTAGCCTTTCTTAGACAAAACGGCATATGCTTCAAGTGTTGTGAATCCACCAAACATATAGCTAAAGACTGCAAAATACAAGCAAATTGCTCAGAATGTGGCAGTGACAGACACATCTCAGCTCTGCACCCCAATACTTTGCATCAACCATTAGAGGTCACTGAAACCCCAAAAGATGAGGGCAGGGAGCAAAAAGATAAATCAGCTATCCCAGTAATGTCCAAATGCACTGAAATCTGTGGTGACAGTACAAATCCACGCTCATGTTCCAAGATCTGCCTAGCAACAGTGTACCCCACAGGGAAAAGAGAAAAGGCAGTAAAGATGTATGTGGTTCTGGATGAACAAAGTAACAGGTCGCTGGCAAGGTCAGACTTTTTTGATGCCTTCAACATTACATCAAGGGCAGTTCCATACACCCTAAAGACATGTGCAGGAGTGATAGAAACTTCAGGGAGAAGAGCTACTGACTTTACTATTGAGTCTCTTGACAAGAGGATCCATCTCTCACTTCCCACTTTGATAGAGTGTGATATGATACCAGATGATAAATCAGAGATCCCTACACCAGAAgtggcccttcatcatcctcatctTAATGCAATATCTCACCTTATTCCAGCTGTCCAGACAGACGTCTCTATTCTTCTACTTCTTGGAAGAGACATTCTACAGGTGCATAAGGTACGCCAACAAATTAATGGACCATTTAATGCCCCCTATGCGCAAAGACTTGACTTGGGGTGGGTTATAGTAGGAGAAGTTTGTTTGGGAGCAGCTCATCGGCCTGACAGTGTCAACACTTCTAAGACATCTGTGTTAACAAATGGACGCACGTCCCTTCTCAGTCCATGCCAAAACAGCTTTGTTGTTAAAGAAACCCTAAAACCATACTGTGGCTCTCCTTCCAGTTATGATAGGAATATTAGTAGTGGTCTGAAGACCGACAATTTAGGGAACTCAGTGTTCCAGAAGACAAAAGATGATGACAAACAAGCAATGTCCATAGATGATCAAACCTTTCTCCACATCATGGATAAAGAGACTTTCCAAGATAAGAACAACAATTGGGTAGCCCCTTTACCTTTTCGCAAACCAAGGTGTTATTTACCTACTAACAGAGAGCAAGCCATGAAGCGCTTAAACACACTACGCAAAACTTTGCAAAGAAAGCCTGAAGTGAAAAAAGACTTTACAGAATTTATCAAAAGGATGCTGGACAATAATCATGCTGAATTAGCACCATCACTGGATAAAGGTAAAGAACACTGGTATCTGCCAATGTTTGGCGTTTACCATCCACACAAGCCAGATCAAATAAGAGTTGTGTTCGATTCCAGTGCTCAACAGGAAGGCATTTCACTAAATGATGTACTGCTGAGTGGCCCAGACCTAAATAACACACTTCTGGGTGTCCTCTTACGCTTCAGGAAGGAGCCTATTGCCTTCACAGCTGATGTGCAAcagatgttttattgttttctagtGAGAGAGGACCATCGAGACTACCTGCGTTTCCTGTGGTACAAGGATAACTACATAGATAAAGAGGTAACAGAGTACAGAATGAGAGTACATGTTTTTGGTAACAGCCCTTCCCCCGCTGTTGCCATATATTGTATGCGGAAAGCTGCCCAGAAAGGTGCAGAACGTTATGGTCAAGATGCCAAGCACTTTGTGATGAGACATTTCTATGTAGATGACGGACTTGCTTCAGCGAACACACCTGAAGGAGCAGTTAACATTCTCAACAAAGCAAAACAAATGCTGGCAGAGTCTAATCTGCGACTACATAAGATTGCCTCTAACAGCAAACAAGTCATGGAAGCTTTCACCGCAGAAGACAGAGCTAAAGACCTCAAAGACCTTTGCCTGGGAACAGACACCCTTCCATTGCAGAAAAGTCTAGGCCTAAGCTGGGATCTAGATAAAGACTGTTTTGTGTTTCAGGTTTCTTCAGCAGAAAAGCCATTCACAAGAAGAGGGATCCTATCCACTGTTAACAGTCTCTACGACCCTCTCGGGTTTGTGGCACCAGTCACCATAAAAGGTAAGGCCTTAGTTCGTGAACTATCAAGTGGAGAAAGTGAGTGGGATGCCTTACTTCCACAAGAAAGACTCCATGAGTGGGTCCAATGGACAGAGTCTTTACAAGCCTTACAATGTTTACAAATATCCAGGTGTTATGTACCTCTTTCATTGTCACAGGCCTGCAAAAAAGAACTGTACATCTTTTCAGATGCATCTGTCATAGCAATAGGTGCCGTTGCTTACTTGAAGGTAAGCGATGTAGGAAATGTCTGCCATGTTGGATTTGTTATGGGAAAATCCAAGCTAAGTCCTAGGCCAGCACACACAATCCCACGTCTAGAGTTATGTGCAGCTGTACTAGCGGTTGAACTGTATGAGCTAGTGAGAGACGAGATAGACCTagacctagatgctgtgaaattcTTTACAGACAGTAAAACAGTCCTAGGCTATATCTGCAACACTACAAAGAGATTCTTTTTATATGTTTCTAATCGGGTGAACAGGATCAGACAAACAACACGTCCAGAGCAATGGTTCTATGTGCCCTCAGAACAAAATCCTGCAGATTATGCTACCAGGCTTACACAGATAGCTTGCCTTCAGAACTCTATATGGTTTTCAGGGCCAACTTTTCTGTATCAGACGGCTGTAGATAGTCCTGACACCAATGTTTACCCTTTAGTGGAGCCCGAAGCTGATCCTGAAATTAGGTCAGAAGTAGTAAGCTTCAGTACTAAAGCCCTTGACGCTAGACTGCAGCCACATCGTTTTGTAAGATTTTCGGACTGGAAGAGACTGAACAGGGTTATAGCGAAGTTAATCCATGTTACCAAAAGCTTCCAAAAGAAACCTAATGATGATCAACCTGGAAGTTGGAGAGTTTTCCATGAAAGGGTTAGTTTGGAAGAACTTTCACTAGCCAAGAGAGTTATAATTTCTTCTGTACAGCGCACGTTTCAGGCAAGAATATGA